From Oryza sativa Japonica Group chromosome 4, ASM3414082v1, one genomic window encodes:
- the LOC136351229 gene encoding probable pectate lyase 12 gives MYSLGIPRGSEQGPAPPPPRHGAGADGACITLQYVPNVIIHNIHVHDCVPAGNANMRASPTHYGWRTRSDSDGISLYSARDVWVDHCALSRCADGLIDAIMGSTAITVSNSYFSHHNEVMLLGHSDEYLSD, from the exons ATGT ACTCCCTCGGGATTCCACGAGGTAGCGAGCAAggacctgctcctcctcctcctcgtcacggtgccggcgccgacggcgcgTGCATCACGCTCCAGTACGTCCCCAACGTCATCATCCACAACATCCACGTCCACGACTGCGTCCCCGCCGGCAACGCGAACATGCGCGCCTCGCCGACGCACTACGGGTGGCGCACCCGTTCCGACAGCGACGGCATCTCGCTCTACTCGGCGCGCGACGTGTGGGTGGACCACTGCGCGCTGTCGCGGTGCGCCGACGGGCTCATCGACGCCATCATGGGGTCGACGGCGATCACCGTGTCGAACAGCTACTTCTCGCACCACAATGAGGTGATGTTGCTGGGGCACAGCGACGAGTACCTGTCGGACTAG
- the LOC4336844 gene encoding oligopeptide transporter 4: MEIEHLGARAAAAAGEDDQSPVEQVRLTVPTTDDPSLPVWTFRMWTIGLLSCAMLSYINQFFSYRSEPIVITQITVQVAALPIGHFLARVLPKRKFTVFGRECSLNPGPFNVKEHVLISIFANAGAAFGNGGAYAIDIINIIKAFYHRSISFPTSLLLVITTQVLGYGWAGLMRKYVVEPAHMWWPQSLVQVSLLRALHEKENLRMTRAKFFLIALICSAAWYVVPGYLFPTVGAVSWLCWAFPRSVTMQQIGSGMSGLGVGAFTLDWATVVSFLGSPLVYPFFAIVNVWVGFVLLVYVMLPIAYWVLNLYQASTFPFFSASLFDHTGEEYRISEIVNDRFELDTDAYARQGKIHLSLFFATSYGLGFATIAATLSHVTLFYGTEMYRRFRQAARENPDVHTRLMRRYDDIPNWWFYGMLALAMVAALLLCTVFKDEVQLPWWALLCAVAVAAFFTLPISVITATTNTTPGLNIITEYVMGLIMPGKPIANVCFKVYGYISMNQAVSFLTDFKLGHYMKIPPRSMFLVQFIGTIVAGTVNMSVAWWLLSTVPHICDKKHLPEGSPWTCPGSRVFFDASVIWGLVGPRRIFGPLGYYGALNWFFLGGLAGPAVVWLLARALPRHAGWIRLIHLPVLLGATANMPPASTLNYTAWCSVGAVFNYLVFRRRKAWWQRYNYVLSAAMDAGVAIMGVLIYFCLSSRGITPDWWGNSDINIDHCDLSTCPTAKGVIVEGCPVF, from the exons ATGGAGATTGAGCATCTCGGcgcccgcgcggccgccgccgccggcgaggatgaCCAGTCGCCGGTGGAGCAGGTCCGGCTGACCGTGCCGACGACCGACGACCCGTCTCTGCCGGTATGGACGTTCCGGATGTGGACCATCGGGCTCCTCTCCTGCGCCATGCTCTCCTACATCAACCAGTTCTTCTCCTACCGCTCTGAGCCCATCGTCATCACCCAGATCACTGTCCAG gtGGCGGCGCTGCCAATAGGGCACTTCTTGGCACGCGTGCTGCCGAAGAGGAAGTTCACGGTGTTCGGGCGGGAGTGCTCGCTGAACCCTGGGCCATTCAACGTGAAGGAGCACGTCCTGATATCCATCTTCGCCAACGCCGGCGCCGCGTTCGGCAACGGCGGCGCCTACGCCATCGACATCATCAACATCATCAAGGCGTTCTACCACCGCAGCATCTCCTTTCCCAccagcctcctcctcgtcatcacCACCCAG GTGTTGGGCTACGGATGGGCAGGGCTGATGAGGAAGTACGTGGTGGAGCCGGCGCACATGTGGTGGCCGCAGAGTCTCGTGCAGGTTTCCCTCCTGAG GGCGTTGCACGAGAAGGAGAACCTGCGGATGACGCGGGCCAAGTTCTTCCTGATCGCGCTGATCTGCAGCGCGGCGTGGTACGTGGTGCCGGGCTACCTGTTCCCGACCGTGGGCGCGGTGTCGTGGCTGTGCTGGGCGTTCCCGAGGTCGGTGACGATGCAGCAGATCGGGTCCGGCATGAGcggcctcggcgtcggcgccttCACGCTCGACTGGGCCaccgtcgtctccttcctgggCAGCCCGCTCGTGTACCCGTTCTTCGCCATCGTCAACGTCTGGGTCGGCTTCGTGCTCCTCGTCTACGTCATGCTGCCCATCGCCTACTGGGTGCTCAACCTGTACCAGGCCAGCACGTTCCCCTTTTTCTCCGCGAGCCTGTTCGACCACACCGGCGAGGAGTACAGGATCTCGGAGATCGTCAACGACAGGTTCGAGCTCGACACGGACGCCTACGCGCGGCAGGGGAAGATCCACCTCAGCCTCTTCTTCGCCACCTCCTACGGCCTCGGCttcgccaccatcgccgccacccTGTCCCACGTCACGCTCTTCTATGGAAC GGAGATGTATCGCAGGTTCCGGCAGGCGGCCAGGGAGAACCCGGACGTGCACACGAGGCTGATGAGGAGGTACGATGACATCCCCAACTGGTGGTTCTACGGCATGCTCGCGTTGGCCATGGTGGCGGCGCTGTTGCTCTGCACCGTGTTCAAGGACGAGGTGCAGCTGCCGTGGTGGGCGCTACTCTgcgccgtggccgtggccgccTTCTTCACGCTCCCCATCAGTGTTATCACCGCCACCACAAACACG ACCCCAGGGTTGAACATCATCACGGAGTATGTGATGGGGCTGATCATGCCGGGGAAGCCGATAGCCAACGTGTGCTTCAAGGTGTATGGTTACATCAGCATGAACCAGGCCGTCTCCTTCCTCACTGACTTCAAACTCGGCCACTACATGAAGATTCCTCCAAGATCCATGTTTCTAGTCCAG TTCATCGGGACGATCGTGGCGGGGACGGTGAACATGTCGGTGGCGTGGTGGCTGCTGTCGACGGTGCCGCACATCTGCGACAAGAAGCACCTCCCGGAGGGGAGCCCGTGGACGTGCCCGGGCTCCCGCGTGTTCTTCGACGCGTCGGTGATCTGGGGACTGGTCGGGCCTCGCCGGATCTTCGGCCCGCTCGGCTACTACGGCGCGCTCAACTGGTTCTTCCTCGGCGGGCTGGCAGGGCCGGCGGTGGTGTGGCTGCTGGCGAGGGCGCTGCCGCGGCACGCCGGCTGGATCAGGCTCATCCACCTCCCCGTGCTCCTCGGCGCCACCGCCAACatgccgccggcgtcgacgctCAACTACACGGCGTGGTGCTCCGTCGGCGCCGTGTTCAACTACCTGGTGTTCCGCCGCCGCAAGGCGTGGTGGCAGCGGTACAACTACGTGctgtcggcggcgatggacgcCGGCGTGGCCATCATGGGCGTGCTCATCTACTTCTGCCTGTCCAGCCGCGGCATCACCCCAGACTGGTGGGGCAACAGCGACATCAACATCGACCACTGCGACCTCTCCACCTGCCCCACCGCCAAGGGCGTCATTGTGGAGGGATGTCCCGTCTTCTGA